DNA from Mycobacterium bourgelatii:
GATGGTGTCCACCGCCGTCGCCCCTTGCCTCGACAGCACCGCCGCGCAGCCGAGCGCGCCCGCAGCGGCGATCGCGACGCTGCCGACCGGACGGCGCCGAGTCTCGAAACTTCCGGCAACGGCGGCAATGGCGGCGATGACGATCAGCATGGCGACGGCCAGGAACAGCTTGTCCATGGTGCCCAGAGTCTGGATCGCCCATTCCTTGACGGGCCCTGGCGTCAGGTCGACGACCACCGAGCCGACCGCGGCCCGCGCGTCGGCTCGCGCACCGAACGGGATACCCACCAACTGCGCCACCCCGAGCGCGACGGCCGCGGCGGCCACTCCCGCGATCATCCGCTGATTCGTCGAGCCCTGAGTCGATGAGACTTGATTCGACGAGGCCACGGAGTCACTCTACGCGCGTTGGTACGCGGGCAGCGAAGTCGTTGCGCCGCAGTCGAAACGGAGACTTACACCGCGGACGCGGTGCGGCTCTCGGCGTGGCTGGCCGCGTAGACCTCGGCCAGGAACTGCTCGACCGCTACTGCGGTGTGCGCCGCGCGCACCGACCCGAAGATGTCGAAAGCGTGCTGCGCCCACGGCAATTCGGCATATACGACCGGCTGACGGCTGACCTCGCGCAGCCGCTTGACGAAGCTGCGGGCCTGCTCGACCGGGACCAGCGTGTCGTTTTCGCCGTGCAAGACGAAGAAGGGGGGCGCATCTTCGGAGATGTGCGAGATCGGCGACGCGAGACGGAGCGGTTCTTCGAGTTCCGTGCGACTCAGCTTGAACACCCGCTTGCCCACCATCGGGAGCAGCAGCGGATTCGAGGCTTCGGGGCGGGTGAAGTCGTAGACGCCGTAGAAGGGCACCGCCGCCTGCACCCGCGTGTCGGCGTCCTCAAAGCCGGGCTGGAACCGCGGATCGTTAGGCGTAACGGCAGCAAGGGAAGACAGATGCCCGCCGGCAGAACCGCCGGTGATCGCGATCCAGTCCGGGTCGCCACCGTATTCGGCGATGTGCTCCTTGACCCAAGCGATGGCGCGCTTGACGTCGACGATGTGGTCGGGCCAGGTCCCGCGCGGGCTCAGCCGGTAGTTGACCGACACGCAAATCCAGCCGAGTTCGGCCAGGTGACTCATCAACGGATGCGCCTGTCCCCGTTTGTCACCCACCATCCAGGCGCCACCGTGGACCTGCAATAGCACCGGAGCCTTGCCGTTGCGGTCCAGGTCAGGCCGGCGCCAGATGTCCAGGCGGTTGCGCGACCCGAACTCTCCGTAGCTGATGTTTCCGTCGTGGGTGTAGTCGCGATAGATCCGCATCATGCGAAGGACGCCGGGCTTCTTCGCCGTGGCACCGCCCGGTGCCGGCCGCTTCCACATGTCGCCCGCCTCTTTGCGCCGGTCGGGGCCGAGCCCTTCGTCCAACGCCGCGGTCAACGTCTCGTCAGCGGAGTGCCCCAGGTGATGCAGACCCAGCAGGCCCACCCACGACAGCACCGATGTCAGCCAAGTGAACCGACGGAGGCGCGGCGGCAGGTGCGGCGTGGCGGCGGCCAGCGCAACCGCGTGAGCGCCCAGTGACGGCTTGGGCAGTTCCGAGGCCAACAGACCGTAGGCAAAGGCAGAGAGCGATCCGTACCCGCGCTTGGCCAGCGGCCGGTAGCCGTTGGCCGTGTACGCCAACCCCAGCAGTGACGCGAGCGTGCCCAGCGCGGCCAACAATCGCTTCATAGTTGTCCCTCCGTCGTCCAACCGCGACACAATATTAACTACCCGCGAGCAGACGCTAACTCGTACGAATCGGGCCACTTTGGTACAAGTTTATGTCTGCTCGCGAGCACAAAAGTTAGGTGAGGCGCGCGGCGGCGGCGGCGATGCGTTCGTCGCTGGCGGTCAGCGCCGCGCGCACATGCCGGGCGCCGCCGGGGCCGTAGAAGTGGCCGGGCGCCACCAGGATTCCGCGCTCGGCCAGCCAGGCCACACTGTCGGCGCACGCCTCGCCGCGGGTGGCCCACAAGTACAAACCCGCTTCGGAGTGCTCGACGGTAAAACCGGCCCCCCGCAGCGCCGGCAGCAGAATTTCGCGCCGACGCGCGTAGCGCTCCCGTTGCACCTTCTCGTGATCGTCGTCATCCAGCGCGGCAACCATCGCGGCCTGCACGGGCGTCGGCACCATCATTCCGGCGTGTTTGCGCACGGCTAGCAGCTCGGCGACCAGCTCCGGATCACCCGCGACGAAGCCGGCCCGGTAGCCGGCCAGCGACGAAGTCTTGGACAGGGAGTGGATGGCCAGCAGCCCGCTGTGGTCGCCGTCGCAGACCGACGGATGCAGTACCGACAGCGGTTCGGCGTCCCAGCTCAAACCCAGATAGCACTCGTCGGAAGCGACAAGAACCCCGCGGTCGCGGGCCCACCCGACCACCTTGCGCAGGTGGTCCACGCCCAGCACCCGTCCGGTCGGGTTGCTCGGCGAGTTCAGGTAGACCAGAGCTGGGTTCTGCGGACCCAACTGGGTCAACGAGTCGGCGCGCACCACCTGGGCACCGGCCAGTCGGGCACCTACATCATACGTCGGATACGCCAATTCGGGCACCACGACGAGGTCGCCCGCGCCCAGACCCAGCAGCGTGGGCAGCCACGCGATGAGTTCCTTGGAGCCGATCACCGGCAGCACCGACGACTCGGCCACGCCGGTGATGCCGTACCGGCGGGCCAGCGCCGCTACGGCGGCCTCACGCAGCGCCTTGGTGCCGGCGGTTGTCGGGTATCCCGGCGAGGAACTGGCCGCCGAGAGCGCGTCCTGGATCAGCGGCGCCACCGGGTCGACCGGTGTTCCGACGGACAGGTCGACGATGCCGTCGGGATGGGCCCCGGCCAACGCCTTCGCGTCAGTCAGGGTGTCCCAGGGAAACTCGGGCAGGTCCGCCGAGACCACCCGGCGGTGCCTGGGAAGCCGCGGCTTGTCGAACCCGCTCAGTCTTCGCCCTGCGGCGGCAGATCCTTGACGACCTGCGGGTCGTTCTCGGTCAATCCGACCTTGGCGGCGCCGCCCGGCGAGCCCAACTCCTCAAAGAAGTCGGCGTTGATCTGCGTGTACTGACTCCACTGCTCAGGCACGTCGTCTTCGTAGTAGATCGCTTCGACCGGACAGACCGGTTCGCAGGCGCCGCAGTCAACGCACTCGTCAGGGTGGATGTACAGCATCCGGGCACCCTCGTAGATGCAGTCGACCGGGCACTCTTCAATGCAGGCCTTGTCCTTGATGTCGACGCAAGGTTGGGCGATCGTGTACGTCACGGACGTCTCCTCAACGTTCCTCTAGTGCTGCTCAGTGTGGGCTGCTGGGTCACGCACGCCGCCAGGGCTGCTTCCCGGCGACAAGTTTGGTTACTGATACTAGACGTTGCACATACACCCTCAACATTTGGCACACCCGTCGTTTCGAGCACCATATGCACTTGGTTGCTTGGCAACGTCAGCCGCCTCTATGGTGCCCGAGTGGCGCTGCCCGCTCGACTGGCCCGGCAGCGCGCGGTCGAGTGCTTCGACGAGGTCGCTTGGGCACTTCAGGAGAGGCCATGCTGAGCCCGTACCCCAACCTGCTGTCGCCGCTGGATCTCGGCTTCACGACGTTGCGCAACCGGGTGGTCATGGGTTCCATGCACACCGGGCTGGAAGACCGGGCCGGTCACATCGATCGGCTCGCCGAGTACTTCGCCGAACGCGCCCGCGGGGGCGTGGGACTGATCGTCACGGGCGGCTACGCACCCAACCGCACCGGTTGGCTGCTGCCCTTCGCCGCGGAGTTGACCACCTCGGCGCAGGCCCGCCGGCATCGCCGAGTCACTGGCGCGGTGCATGATGCGGGCGGCAAGATCCTGTTGCAGATCCTGCACGCCGGCCGTTATGCCTTCCACCCACTTTCGGTAAGCGCGTCGTCGATCAAGGCTCCGATAAACCCTTTTCGCCCCAGAGCCCTGTCGAACCGCGGCGTCGAGGGCACCATCGATGATTTCGTCCGGTGCGCGCGACTGGCGCGCGAGGCCGGTTACGACGGCGTCGAAATCATGGGCAGCGAAGGCTATCTGGTCAACCAGTTCCTGGCGCCGCGCACCAACAAGCGCACCGACCGCTGGGGCGGTACACCAGCCCACCGCCGCCGCTTCCCGGTCGAAATCGTGCGCCGTACCCGCGCCGCAGTGGGACCAGACTTCATCATCAGCTATCGGATGTCGATGGCCGATTACGTCGAGGACGGTCAAAGCTGGGACGAAACCGTCGCGCTGGCAACCGAAGTGGAGGCCGCGGGCGTGACCATCATCAACTCTGGTTTCGGCTGGCACGAGGCACGAGTGCCCACCATCGTCACCTCCGTACCCAACAGCGCGTTCGTCGACATCAGCGACACGGTCGCGCAACACGTCGGCATTCCGGTGGTCGCGTCGAACCGGATCAACATGCCCGAGGCCGCCGAACAGATCCTGGCCGACACTCGGGTGCAACTGATTTCGATGGCCCGGCCCCTACTCAGCGATCCGGAGTGGGTGCGCAAGGCGCAGTCCGACCGCGCCCACGAGATCAACACTTGCATCGCGTGCAACCAGGCCTGCCTGGATCATGTCTTCGTCAAGAAGACGGCGACGTGTCTGCTCAACCCGCGGGCTGCGCGCGAGACCCAGTTGGTGTTGTCGCCGACGCGTCACGCTCGCTCGGTGGCGGTCGTCGGGGCGGGTCCCGCTGGATTGGCCGCGGCCGTCAGCGCCGCACAGCGGGGCCATCGGGTCACCCTTTTTGAGGCCAACGACTTCATCGGCGGCCAGTTCGACATGGCCCGGCGCATTCCGGGCAAGGAAGAGTTCAGCGAAACCATCCGATACTTCGCCGCCATGCTGGCCAAGCACGGCGTCGAGGTGCGGTTGGGCACCCGGGCGACGGCGGACGAGCTGACGGGGCACGACCCCGGGTATGACGCCGTGATTCTGGCCACCGGCGTGGCGCCGCGCATGCCGTCCATCCCGGGCATCGACCACCCCAAAGTGCTGACCTACGCCGAGGCCATCACCGGCGCCAAACCGGTCGGCAAGAAGGTGGCCGTCATCGGCGCGGGGGGCATCGGTTTCGACGTCGGTGAATTGTTGGCGACCGAACATTCACCGACCCTCGATCTCAAGGACTGGAAGACCGAGTGGGGTGTCGCCGACCCGCAAGAGGCGCGCGGTGCCCTGACCACTCCCCGGCCGGCACCACCGGCCCGCGAAATTTATCTGCTGCAACGCAGCAAGGGCCCGCAAGGCAAGCGGTTGGGCAAGACCACCGGCTGGGTACACCGGGCGTCCTTGCGGGCCAAGGGTGTACACCAGTTGTCCGGGGTGAATTACGAGCGGATCGACGACGAGGGTCTGCACATCAGTTTTGGTTCGAAACGGGAGCGACGCCAGATGCTGCCCGTCGACACCGTGGTGGTCTGCGCCGGGCAGGAGCCGGTGCGCGATCTGGAGGACGAACTGCGGCGCCGCGGCGTCGACCCGCACATCATCGGGGGTGCGGCGTTAGCGGCCGAATTGGATGCCAAGCGGGCGATCAGGGAGGGCACCGAGTTGGCGGCCCGGCTCTAGGTCTGGGTGCCGTCGGGCACCGTCTGGCAATGGTCGGGTGGCGACCTTGGTTAAGAATCCCGTTAGTTTTCGGGCGCCGTCAGCCCCCGGCGAAACCCCGTCAAAATGCCCCCTGACCAGCTAAGAGTTACGTATGAAAGGCGCCTTGCGATAACAAAAGCGATAGAGCAAGCCCGGGGGGCCTGGTAGCCTCGCCTAATGACGGCAACCCGCTGGGCATATGTCGTCGCCGCCGAAATTGACGGTGCAATAGTTGGGGAAGGTGTCCACAAAATGAGGTTGTCCAAAACGTTAGCGGCCGGTGTAGGCGGGTTGGCATTGTCGCTGACCGTGGGAGCCGGCATCGCCTCGGCAGATCCGATCGAGGATGCAATCAACACGACGTGCAACTACGGCCAGGTGATCGCCGCGCTTAACGCCACCGACCCGGCGGCCGCCGCGCAGTTGCAGGCCAGCCCGATCGCACGGGCGAAGGTCAGCGAGTTCCTGAGCTCCGGTCCGGCCGGCCGTCGAGCGATCCTGACGCAGCTGTCCGCCTACCCGGGCGCCCAGCAGTACGTGAACGACCTCGGCATCGTCGCGGGGTCCTGCAACAACTACTGAGTTCGGTCCGCGGGCGCAACGCCGCGGCGAGGCTCTCAAGAGCCGAGCTGGCGTTGCGCTCGCGGCTTTATGCCGCCAGTAACGAGTAGGTCGTCGTGCGCTGACGCGCGGGACGCCCGATCCCCTCGGCAATCGCCACCAATTCAGCAACGCTCTTAGCGGACCCGTGTTCGGAGCCGGCCATCCGCGAGATCGTTTCCTCCATCAGCGTGCCGCCCAAGTCGTTGGCGCCGCCGTTGAGCATGACCTGCGTGCGTTCGACGCCCAGTTTCACCCAGCTGGTCTGGATGTGAGAGATACGCCCGTGCAGCATGATTCGGGCCAACGCATGGACCGCCCGGTTGTCCCGGTGAGTCGGCCCCGGGCGTGCCGCGCCCGCCAGATACAGCGGCGAATTCTGGTGCACGAACGGCAGCGGCACGAATTCGGTGAAACCGCCGGTCTGGTCCTGGATATTGCGCAGCACATTGAGGTGGGCCACCCAGTGCCGCGGACTGTCGACGTGGCCGTACATCATCGTTGACGATGACCGCAGACCCACCTCGTGCGCGGTCGTCACGATCTCGATCCACAGCGACGTCGGTAACTTGCCCTTGGTGAGCACCCACCGCACCTCGTCGTCGAGAATCTCGGCGGCGGTGCCGGGGATGGTGTCCAGGCCGGCCTCGCGTAGGGCGATCAGCCATTCGCGAATGCTCAAGCCGCTCTTGGTGACACCGTTGGCGATCTCCATCGGCGAGAACGCATGCACGTGCATCGACGGCACCCGGGCCTTGACCGCGCGCACCAGGTCGGCGTAGCCGGTGACCGGCAGTTCGGGGTCGATCCCACCCTGCATGCACACCTCGGTCGCACCGGCGACGTGGGCCTCCCACGCGCGGTCGCCCACCTCCTCGGCCGAAAGGGAATACGCGTCGGCGTCACCTTTGCGCTGAGCGAAAGCGCAGAACCGGCAGCCGGTGTAGCAGATGTTGGTGAAGTTGATGTTGCGGTTGACCACGAACGTCACATCGTCGCCGACGGCATCGCGACGAAGGGAATCCGCGAGGGCCACAACAGCTTCCAGGGCGGGTCCGTCAGCGGTGGCCAACGCCAGGTATTCGTCGTCGGTGCAACCGCCCGGTGAGCGCTCGGCGGACCGCAATGCGGCGAGCACATCGGTGTCTAGGCGCTCGGGCGCTTTGGCGCCTTGTGCCGCCAGGTCGTGGACGTGGGCTCGGATCGATTCCCAGTCACCGAACGCACTTTGCAGGTCGCTGCGGGCTTCGGTGTTGCGCCCCTCGGTGTCGATGGCCGCGTTGAGGTCAACCCGGCCGGACGACGCCACGTCGTCCGGTTCCTGCCACGGCATGCCGACCGGGTTGACGTCACGGGCGAACCCGGTTTCCGGATCGGCCAGCGCCACAACGTGTCCGCGCACCCGCGGGTCGATCCACGCCGCACCGGCTTGCACGTATTTCGGCTGTGCGGTCAGCCGTTGCACCAAGTCGTATCCGGCCTCCGCGGTCACGGCGGCCAGGTCATCCAAAGCGGGCCATGGACGTTCGGGGTTGACGTGGTCGGGCGTCAACGGGGACACGCCGCCCCAGTCGTCGACGCCGGCGGCGATCAGCGCCAAGCACTCCTCCCGCGACACCAGGTTGGGGGGCGCTTGAATGCGCATGCCCGGCCCCAGCACCAGGCGGGCAACCGCAACCGTCGCCA
Protein-coding regions in this window:
- the dapC gene encoding succinyldiaminopimelate transaminase; translated protein: MVSADLPEFPWDTLTDAKALAGAHPDGIVDLSVGTPVDPVAPLIQDALSAASSSPGYPTTAGTKALREAAVAALARRYGITGVAESSVLPVIGSKELIAWLPTLLGLGAGDLVVVPELAYPTYDVGARLAGAQVVRADSLTQLGPQNPALVYLNSPSNPTGRVLGVDHLRKVVGWARDRGVLVASDECYLGLSWDAEPLSVLHPSVCDGDHSGLLAIHSLSKTSSLAGYRAGFVAGDPELVAELLAVRKHAGMMVPTPVQAAMVAALDDDDHEKVQRERYARRREILLPALRGAGFTVEHSEAGLYLWATRGEACADSVAWLAERGILVAPGHFYGPGGARHVRAALTASDERIAAAAARLT
- the fdxA gene encoding ferredoxin; the encoded protein is MTYTIAQPCVDIKDKACIEECPVDCIYEGARMLYIHPDECVDCGACEPVCPVEAIYYEDDVPEQWSQYTQINADFFEELGSPGGAAKVGLTENDPQVVKDLPPQGED
- a CDS encoding bifunctional FO biosynthesis protein CofGH, yielding MLPTPEALPTGLTGPTVSASAMRRVLRRARDGVALNVDEAAVAMTARGDDLADLCASAARVRDAGLESAGRRGPNGRLPISYSRKVFIPVTHLCRDNCHYCTFVTVPGKLRAQGAGMYMEPDEILDVARRGADLGCKEALFTLGDRPEARWPEARQWLEERGYDSTLSYVRAMAIRVLEETGLLPHLNPGVMSWSEMSRLKPVAPSMGMMLETTSRRLFETKGLAHYGSPDKDPAVRLRALTDAGRLSIPFTTGLLVGIGETLVERADTLHAIRKLHKEFGHIQEMIVQNFRAKAHTAMAAVPDAGIEDYLATVAVARLVLGPGMRIQAPPNLVSREECLALIAAGVDDWGGVSPLTPDHVNPERPWPALDDLAAVTAEAGYDLVQRLTAQPKYVQAGAAWIDPRVRGHVVALADPETGFARDVNPVGMPWQEPDDVASSGRVDLNAAIDTEGRNTEARSDLQSAFGDWESIRAHVHDLAAQGAKAPERLDTDVLAALRSAERSPGGCTDDEYLALATADGPALEAVVALADSLRRDAVGDDVTFVVNRNINFTNICYTGCRFCAFAQRKGDADAYSLSAEEVGDRAWEAHVAGATEVCMQGGIDPELPVTGYADLVRAVKARVPSMHVHAFSPMEIANGVTKSGLSIREWLIALREAGLDTIPGTAAEILDDEVRWVLTKGKLPTSLWIEIVTTAHEVGLRSSSTMMYGHVDSPRHWVAHLNVLRNIQDQTGGFTEFVPLPFVHQNSPLYLAGAARPGPTHRDNRAVHALARIMLHGRISHIQTSWVKLGVERTQVMLNGGANDLGGTLMEETISRMAGSEHGSAKSVAELVAIAEGIGRPARQRTTTYSLLAA
- a CDS encoding hemophore-related protein, whose product is MRLSKTLAAGVGGLALSLTVGAGIASADPIEDAINTTCNYGQVIAALNATDPAAAAQLQASPIARAKVSEFLSSGPAGRRAILTQLSAYPGAQQYVNDLGIVAGSCNNY
- a CDS encoding NADPH-dependent 2,4-dienoyl-CoA reductase, which produces MLSPYPNLLSPLDLGFTTLRNRVVMGSMHTGLEDRAGHIDRLAEYFAERARGGVGLIVTGGYAPNRTGWLLPFAAELTTSAQARRHRRVTGAVHDAGGKILLQILHAGRYAFHPLSVSASSIKAPINPFRPRALSNRGVEGTIDDFVRCARLAREAGYDGVEIMGSEGYLVNQFLAPRTNKRTDRWGGTPAHRRRFPVEIVRRTRAAVGPDFIISYRMSMADYVEDGQSWDETVALATEVEAAGVTIINSGFGWHEARVPTIVTSVPNSAFVDISDTVAQHVGIPVVASNRINMPEAAEQILADTRVQLISMARPLLSDPEWVRKAQSDRAHEINTCIACNQACLDHVFVKKTATCLLNPRAARETQLVLSPTRHARSVAVVGAGPAGLAAAVSAAQRGHRVTLFEANDFIGGQFDMARRIPGKEEFSETIRYFAAMLAKHGVEVRLGTRATADELTGHDPGYDAVILATGVAPRMPSIPGIDHPKVLTYAEAITGAKPVGKKVAVIGAGGIGFDVGELLATEHSPTLDLKDWKTEWGVADPQEARGALTTPRPAPPAREIYLLQRSKGPQGKRLGKTTGWVHRASLRAKGVHQLSGVNYERIDDEGLHISFGSKRERRQMLPVDTVVVCAGQEPVRDLEDELRRRGVDPHIIGGAALAAELDAKRAIREGTELAARL